The Euphorbia lathyris chromosome 8, ddEupLath1.1, whole genome shotgun sequence genome has a window encoding:
- the LOC136203291 gene encoding cell division cycle 20.2, cofactor of APC complex-like: MDAGFLSSSSSSSSILKANSRFPHQEQRIQRRNSNNENLDRFIPNRSAMDMDFAHYMLTEGKKGKEEGLPCSPSSQAYRKQLAETLNINRTRILAFKNKPPAPVELIPQQHLSSANLQPKPIKPRRHIPQSSERTLDAPDLVDDFYLNLLDWGSSNVLAIALGSTIYLWNASNGSTSELVTMDDEIGPVTSVNWAPDGRHLAVGLNNSEVQLWDSASNRLLRKLKGGHRSRVGALAWNNHILTTGGMDGQVINNDVRIRSHIVETYRGHHQEVCGLKWSGSGQQLASGGNDNLVHIWDRSVASSTQWLHRLEDHTSAVKALAWCPFQGNLLATGGGGADRCIKFWNTHTGACLNSVDTGSQVCSLLWNKNERELLSSHGFTQNQLTLWKYPSMVKMGELTGHTSRVLYMTQSPDGCTVATAAGDETLRFWNVFGVPEVAKAAPKASREPFSNLSRIR, from the exons ATGGATGCAGGATTCTTgagctcttcttcttcttcttcgtcgaTCTTGAAAGCAAATTCCAGATTCCCACATCAAGAACAACGTATCCAGAGAAGGAATTCTAATAATGAAAAT TTGGATAGATTTATACCGAATCGATCAGCTATGGATATGGATTTTGCACATTACATGTTAACGGAAGGTAAGAAAGGTAAGGAGGAGGGATTACCTTGCTCTCCATCAAGTCAGGCTTACAGGAAACAACTGGCAGAAACTTTAAATATAAACAGGACTAGAATTTTAGCTTTCAAGAACAAACCTCCTGCTCCTGTTGAATTGATTCCTCAGCAACACCTTTCCTCAGCTAATCTCCAACCCAAACCCATCAAGCCTCGTAGACACATTCCTCAG AGTTCTGAGAGGACATTGGATGCGCCTGATCTTGTCGATGATTTCTATCTGAATTTGTTGGATTGGGGCAGCAGCAATGTTCTAGCCATTGCTCTAGGAAGCACAATATATTTGTGGAATGCTTCTAATGGTTCTACATCAGAACTTGTGACCATGGATGATGAAATTGGTCCTGTTACTAGTGTAAATTGGGCTCCAGATGGTCGCCACTTAGCTGTTGGTTTGAACAACTCTGAAGTACAATTATGGGATTCTGCTTCTAACAGACTG CTAAGAAAACTGAAAGGTGGGCACAGATCAAGAGTAGGGGCATTGGCATGGAATAACCATATCCTTACAACAGGAGGAATGGACGGTCAAGTAATTAACAATGATGTGAGAATTAGATCACATATTGTTGAGACTTACCGAGGGCATCATCAAGAAGTGTGTGGGCTTAAATGGTCAGGTTCGGGGCAGCAATTAGCAAGTGGAGGCAACGATAACCTTGTTCATATATGGGATAGATCTGTGGCGTCATCTACACAGTGGCTTCACAGACTTGAAGATCATACCTCTGCAGTTAAAGCTCTTGCTTGGTGTCCTTTCCAAGGAAATTTACTGGCTACTGGAGGAGGCGGTGCAGATAGGTGCATTAAGTTCTGGAATACACACACGGGTGCGTGCTTGAACTCAGTGGACACGGGGTCTCAGGTTTGCTCTTTGTTGTGGAATAAGAATGAGAGAGAACTGCTTAGTTCTCATGGGTTCACTCAGAATCAGCTTACTCTTTGGAAATATCCATCCATGGTTAAAATGGGTGAACTCACTGGTCATACATCAAGAGTACTTTACATGACTCAGAGTCCGGATGGTTGCACAGTCGCCACTGCTGCCGGTGATGAAACACTTAGATTTTGGAATGTATTTGGGGTTCCAGAAGTGGCTAAGGCTGCTCCAAAAGCAAGTCGGGAGCCATTTTCTAACTTGTCTCGAATCCGCTGA